The Euphorbia lathyris chromosome 3, ddEupLath1.1, whole genome shotgun sequence genome contains a region encoding:
- the LOC136223031 gene encoding E3 ubiquitin-protein ligase RING1 encodes MSFAGAPASDHSGDKMFFCYQCNRTVTITVSASSDPYCPHCNEGFLEEYENPNPNFNFQNPNQNSNPMSDPFFAFPDPISTLLPLLFSSSTTIDFQNPNFFANSRTGSSDTDAFNPMQFLRNHIQNLESNGARIQLVFENNASEPGLRLPPNLGDYFVGPGLEQLIQQLAENDPNRYGTPPASKSAIDALPTIKITNELLNSELNQCAVCKDEFEKGTEAKQMPCKHVYHHDCILPWLELHNSCPVCRHELPTDDSDYENRVRGAQGSQGSSAAGSDGGENRVERRFSISLPWPFGRQGSGGDGGAGGQSSG; translated from the coding sequence ATGTCATTCGCCGGAGCTCCCGCCTCCGATCACTCCGGAGACAAAATGTTCTTCTGTTATCAATGCAATCGCACCGTCACCATTACGGTCTCTGCCTCCTCCGACCCTTATTGCCCTCACTGTAATGAGGGCTTCCTCGAAGAATACgaaaaccctaaccctaattttaattttcaaaaccCAAATCAGAACTCCAATCCCATGTCCGACCCTTTTTTTGCATTCCCGGATCCTATATCCACTCTCTTGCCTCTTCTCTTTTCGTCCTCCACAACCATTGACTTTCAAAACCCTAATTTCTTCGCAAACTCCCGTACTGGTTCTTCTGATACCGACGCATTCAATCCCATGCAGTTTCTTCGAAATCATATTCAGAACCTCGAGTCTAATGGAGCTCGCATCCAATTGGTCTTTGAGAACAACGCATCCGAGCCTGGGCTTCGTCTGCCACCGAATCTTGGGGATTACTTCGTCGGGCCTGGTCTAGAGCAACTGATACAACAGCTGGCCGAGAACGATCCAAACCGTTATGGTACACCTCCAGCATCAAAGTCGGCTATTGACGCTTTGCCTACGATCAAAATCACCAACGAGTTGTTGAATTCGGAGTTGAATCAATGTGCTGTTTGCAAAGATGAGTTCGAGAAAGGAACTGAGGCGAAGCAAATGCCCTGTAAGCATGTATATCACCACGATTGCATATTGCCATGGCTCGAATTGCATAATTCATGCCCAGTTTGCCGCCATGAGTTGCCTACTGATGATTCTGATTATGAGAATCGTGTACGTGGGGCCCAGGGGAGTCAAGGGAGCAGTGCTGCAGGAAGTGATGGTGGGGAGAACCGGGTCGAGAGGCGGTTTAGCATTTCGCTCCCATGGCCATTTGGGAGACAAGGGTCTGGCGGTGATGGTGGGGCTGGTGGCCAAAGTAGCGGTTAA